From the Oryzias latipes chromosome 22, ASM223467v1 genome, one window contains:
- the znf839 gene encoding zinc finger protein 839, protein MADAEDEGRTIRTAEPARDRLGSGAASQPTVPIAEQQEPVPTSVQSADALQPEPAAAAFVELPDLSNTTILYVQPDGSLVEGSGLTAEEQQAVLTQLSKQQVVQVTDTEAAQLLQHSQLLKPVQNTALDPSQLQQVINQVTRSQSQVQVSQQNQKPTVQNNASLQLKSAAQQVAMQTSGSVTVQTEPVRIQIQVPSKLEGRSLQQKVVGSSPQQVKLSANSSAQIIHIQPVVSQTGQQFFLQQNPGDPPIQLLLQSPAPVVGSLLPLVQKMTGATPAPNQKPAAPTIRVAPGPVAKVPPPSIIKAQPSASINATSIPVVKPPLSGAVTSAPDKPPRVPAACVVQIATQATAKQDGSATPPARKERDKEKEKKVKKKEKKAPKVQTRSGRVSRPPKYKAKDYKFIKTEDLADSHQSDSDDYSDMSVEEEEGEGSQRNGPDGGPALTYSHKSRSHRCQTCDKAYIGPGGLNRHYKLNPTHGEPDLSSSTPVPPSDENQLEERKQDDEGDGEGGGEDRPASMVTSRADGGPASAVGLRGVHHRGPGRPRGRGRGRGRGRGRPLGLPSKVAVSLMSKRGRRGRPPKLSIPMVTAEQEVERRRERLQELVERCDDEELMDMVLPRLTKVLSLWELLLAKVEQRGPAPSRFPAIYHEFESLQAQVRQAAQEYIGCPQGGATPLEVRNIEVARSLGILDEVNRMKVVPGASPSSSVTSKNVRYMGNSKMLPPSKRFKMENSIPVQQNGTDRTQTGCTSTTSFPPLSCPLKTCSVSVSPLVLPAGSRLLSSSSSSSEASSQLPPPAIRVETVPADGSEGADPVLTTPEISAQITELETMLGTSSDPSTNTKTSTPGSAQTTEPGSAQTTEPGSAQTTEPGSAQTSEPVLIHKVNLTESPPQTECGTCESKELQEGQEIYIQTEGLTVQLAEPGSDGIVIVNGPDGTTMHIQTPEGIPLEAVQALLGIEASDGAKAPH, encoded by the exons ATGGCGGACGCGGAGGACGAGGGCAGAACAATAAGAACCGCGGAGCCCGCCCGGGACCGCCTCGGGTCCGGCGCAGCGTCGCAGCCCACTGTTCCGATCGCAGAGCAGCAAGAACCGGTACCGACCAGCGTCCAAAGCGCGGACGCGCTGCAGCCGGAGCCCGCCGCCGCCGCCTTCGTGGAGCTCCCGGACCTGAGCAACACCACCATCCTGTACGTGCAGCCCGACGGCAGCCTGGTGGAGGGCAGCGGGCTGACGGCCGAGGAGCAGCAGGCGGTTCTGACCCAACTCAGCAAGCAGCAGGTAGTGCAGGTGACCGACACCGAAGCCgcgcagctgctgcagcacagcCAGCTGCTGAAGCCGGTCCAGAACACGGCTTTGGACCCGAGCCAGCTGCAGCAGGTCATCAACCAGGTCACCAGGTCCCAGAGCCAGGTCCAGGTTTCCCAGCAGAACCAGAAGCCCACCGTCCAGAACAACGCCTCCCTCCAGCTCAAGAGCGCGGCGCAGCAGGTTGCTATGCAGACCAGCGGCTCGGTGACGGTCCAG ACAGAACCGGTGAGGATCCAGATCCAGGTTCCCTCCAAACTTGAGGGGCGGTCTCTGCAGCAGAAGGTTGTGGGTTCGAGTCCCCAGCAGGTGAAGCTGTCGGCCAACAGCAGCGCGCAGATCATCCACATCCAGCCGGTGGTCAGCCAGACAGGCCAGCAgttcttcctgcagcagaacccGGGAGACCCGCCTATCCAGCTGCTTCTGCAAAGCCCCGCTCCCGTGGTCGGCTCCCTGCTTCCTTTGGTACAGAAGATGACGGGCGCCACCCCAGCGCCCAATCAGAAGCCTGCAGCACCAACCATTAGGGTTGCACCGGGTCCGGTAGCCAAAGTTCCGCCCCCTTCCATCATCAAAGCCCAGCCCTCCGCCTCTATCAACGCCACCAGCATTCCTGTTGTTAAACCCCCCCTCAGCGGCGCCGTGACCTCTGCTCCGGACAAACCGCCCAGGGTCCCGGCAGCATGTGTGGTTCAGATCGCCACACAGGCCACCGCCAAACAAGACGGGTCGGCCACGCCCCCTGCTAGAAAGGagagagacaaagaaaaagagaaaaaggtgaaaaagaaggagaagaaaGCCCCCAAGGTCCAAACCCGCTCGGGGCGGGTCTCCCGACCCCCCAAGTACAAAGCAAAGGACTACAAGTTCATCAAGACCGAGGACCTGGCGGACAGTCACCAGTCGGACTCTGACGACTACTCTGACATgagcgtggaggaggaggagggggagggctCCCAGAGGAACGGTCCCGACGGCGGCCCCGCCCTCACCTACAGCCACAAGTCCCGGTCCCACCGCTGCCAAACCTGTGATAAGGCTTACATCGGTCCCGGAGGCTTAAACCGCCACTACAAACTGAACCCGACTCACGGAGAACCCGACCTGAGCAGCAGCACGCCGGTTCCCCCCAGCGACGAAAACCAATTAGAGGAGAGAAAGCAAGATGATGAGGGGGATGGGGAGGGGGGCGGTGAGGACAGACCTGCTTCCATGGTAACCAGCAGG GCGGACGGGGGCCCTGCATCTGCCGTAGGGCTCCGGGGCGTCCACCATCGGGGCCCGGGTCGCCCCCGCGGACgggggagaggaagaggaagaggaagaggccgGCCACTGGGGCTGCCATCAAAG GTTGCAGTGAGCCTCATGAGCAAACGGGGTAGGCGGGGTCGGCCTCCAAAACTCAGCATCCCCATGGTAAcagcagagcaggaggtggAGAGGAGGCGTGAGCGTTTGCAGGAG CTGGTCGAGCGCTGTGATGATGAGGAGCTCATGGACATGGTGCTTCCTCGTCTCACCAAGGTGCTGAGTCTGTGGGAACTGCTCCTGGCAAAg GTGGAGCAGAGGGGTCCGGCTCCGTCTCGGTTTCCAGCCATCTATCACGAGTTCGAGTCCCTGCAGGCTCAGGTGAGACAGGCTGCCCAGGAATACATCGGCTGTCCCCAGGGCGGAGCCACTCCCCTGGAGGTCAGGAACATCGAG GTGGCCCGGTCTCTAGGAATCCTTGATGAGGTCAACAGGATGAAGGTGGTTCCTGGAGCATCTCCAAGTTCAAGTGTGACCAGCAAGAACGTGAGATACATGGGG AACTCCAAGATGCTACCACCTTCAAAGAGGTTCAAGATGGAAAACAGCATTCCAGTTCAGCAAAACGGCACTGACAGGACTCAGACAG GCTGTACCAGTACAACCTCTTTCCCGCCGCTGAGCTGCCCCCTAAAGACCTGCTCCGTGTCCGTTTCACCTCTGGTGCTCCCAGCTGGATCCAGACTCTTGTCCTCCAG CTCCTCCAGTTCAGAGGCCTCCAGCCAGCTGCCACCTCCTGCCATCCGTGTGGAGACGGTTCCAGCTGACGGGTCTGAAGGTGCAGACCCGGTTCTGACCACCCCTGAAATCTCAGCCCAGATAACTGAGTTGGAGACCATGCTGGGTACATCCTCTGACCCCAGCACAAACACCAAGACCTCTACGCCCGGATCCGCTCAGACCACGGAGCCCGGATCCGCTCAGACCACGGAGCCCGGATCCGCTCAGACCACGGAGCCCGGATCCGCTCAGACATCTGAGCCCGTTTTAATCCATAAGGTAAACTTGACTGAGTCCCCCCCCCAGACCGAGTGTGGAACATGCGAGTCCAAAGAACTGCAGGAGGGTCAGGAGATCTACATCCAGACTGAGGGGCTGACGGTCCAGCTGGCAGAGCCGGGCTCAGACGGGATCGTCATTGTAAATGGACCTGATGGAACCACCATGCACATCCAGACCCCAGAAGGTATTCCTCTGGAGGCGGTCCAAGCTCTGCTCGGCATCGAAGCATCAGATGGAGCCAAAGCTCCTCACTGA